The following are encoded together in the Culex pipiens pallens isolate TS chromosome 1, TS_CPP_V2, whole genome shotgun sequence genome:
- the LOC120413364 gene encoding xaa-Pro aminopeptidase ApepP, which produces MKNTRKRYLIGVSALLIIAVGCGVALGRALNGDDDSMFDDTPKSMEEILTEIRSLMQDYSVTAYIVPSVDAHNSEYLSLHDRRLQYVTNFTGSAGTAIITLEGAALWTDSRYHLQAEAQLDSAHWTLMKEGVPGVPSRDQWLLDHLPAGSQVGTDPFLISSTEFDRLARALATGGNRLITLERNLVDIVWNNRPAQTAGPLIPLEIKYSGKRSSEKIADLRVELASNKAAAIVVNGLDEIAWLLNLRGSDIRYNPVFFAYVIVSPSQIMLFTNPDRINDTIRAHFKSEGITVNVRDYGEILAGIEDYVEDGGKLIIASSCSQAIYAHIPADQRVQLYSIIASKKAVKNSVEAEGMRKAHVRDGAAVVRYLHWLEENVDSANVTELSGAAKLREFRSVQENFVDLSFTAISAFGSNGAIVHYSPTEETDALITRDNIYLIDSGGQYWDGTTDITRSVHMGTPTAFQKETFTRVLKGFLSLVTAIFPNKTSGTFFDAMARRALWDVGLDYGHGTGHGIGSFLGVHEYPPSIVSSTTPSNQGLQENMFTSNEPGYYEASQFGIRIEDIVQVVKANAPHDFGGRGALTFHTNTVVPLQTKLMDVALMSEREVEIVNKYHERVLREVGPLLLEQEANDAYVWLGKQTQPIGKS; this is translated from the exons AGCACTGAACGGCGATGACGACTCCATGTTTGATGACACTCCAAAGTCTATGGAGGAGATTCTCACCGAGATTCGAAGTCTTATGCAGGACTACTCCGTAACGGCGTACATCGTACCCTCGGTTGATGCTCATAAC TCAGAATACCTCTCCCTGCACGATCGCCGCCTCCAGTACGTGACCAACTTTACCGGATCGGCCGGAACGGCCATCATAACCCTGGAGGGCGCAGCCCTGTGGACCGATTCCCGGTACCACCTGCAGGCGGAAGCCCAGCTCGACTCTGCGCACTGGACGCTGATGAAGGAGGGCGTTCCGGGAGTTCCGTCGCGGGATCAGTGGTTGCTCGACCATCTTCCGGCGGGCTCGCAGGTCGGAACGGATCCGTTTTTGATCTCCTCCACGGAATTTGACCGCCTGGCGAGGGCACTAGCGACCGGCGGAAACCGGTTGATCACGCTGGAGCGGAACTTGGTGGATATCGTTTGGAACAACCGACCGGCGCAAACCGCGGGACCGCTGATTCCGCTGGAGATTAAGTATTCGG GCAAACGATCGTCCGAGAAGATCGCCGACCTGCGAGTAGAACTCGCTTCCAACAAAGCTGCGGCCATCGTTGTCAACGGTCTCGATGAAATAGCCT GGCTCCTGAACCTCCGCGGGTCGGACATCCGCTACAATCCCGTCTTCTTCGCGTACGTAATCGTCTCCCCGAGCCAGATAATGCTGTTCACGAATCCGGACCGGATCAACGACACCATTCGAGCTCACTTCAAGTCGGAGGGCATCACGGTGAACGTTAGAGATTACGGCGAGATTCTGGCCGGGATAGAAGACTACGTGGAGGACGGCGGCAAGCTGATCATCGCGTCCTCCTGCAGTCAAGCCATCTACGCGCACATTCCGGCGGATCAGCGGGTTCAACTTTACAGCATCATCGCCAGCAAAAAAGCGGTCAAGAACTCCGTAGAGGCGGAGGGAATGCGCAAAGCGCACGTACGGGACGGAGCCGCTGTCGTGCGGTACCTCCACTGGCTGGAGGAGAACGTAGATTCCGCCAACGTCACGGAACTGTCCGGAGCGGCCAAGCTGCGCGAGTTCCGCAGCGTTCAGGAAAACTTTGTAGATCTTAGCTTCACTGCCATCAGCGCGTTCGGCTCCAACGGAGCcatcgtccactacagcccaaCCGAAGAGACGGACGCGCTGATCACTCGGGACAACATCTACCTCATCGATTCCGGTGGTCAGTACTGGGACGGCACAACCGACATCACCCGGTCCGTCCACATGGGAACGCCGACCGCGTTCCAGAAGGAAACGTTCACGCGGGTTCTCAAAGGATTCCTCAGCCTCGTCACGGCGATCTTCCCGAACAAAACGTCCGGAACGTTCTTCGACGCGATGGCGCGACGTGCCCTCTGGGACGTTGGCTTGGACTACGGTCACGGAACCGGCCACGGCATCGGATCGTTCCTGGGTGTCCACGAATATCCGCCGTCGATCGTGAGCTCCACAACGCCGAGCAACCAAGGTCTGCAGGAAAACATGTTCACCTCGAACGAGCCCGGATATTACGAGGCGAGCCAGTTCGGCATCCGGATCGAGGACATCGTGCAGGTCGTCAAGGCGAACGCACCGCACGACTTTGGCGGACGGGGAGCGCTAACGTTCCACACCAATACGGTGGTGCCGCTGCAAACGAAGCTGATGGATGTGGCGTTGATGAGCGAACGCGAGGTGGAAATCGTGAACAAGTACCACGAACGGGTGCTGCGCGAAGTGGGACCGTTGCTGCTGGAACAGGAAGCCAACGATGCGTACGTGTGGCTGGGGAAGCAAACGCAACCGATAGGGAAATCGTAG